The following DNA comes from Thermithiobacillus tepidarius DSM 3134.
CCCGGGTGCGCAAGCACCTGCAGGCCCATGGCGACGCCGCCCCCCATTTCCAGGAGTTCCTCGCCGGCTGGCAGGGCTAGCCGGCCTTCGTCTTTCTCGCACAGCAGATTCTTCATGAGCAGACAGAAGCACGGCGAACAGACGCCGCTGAGCACGGACATCTTCAATCTGGACGCCGAAGGGCGCGGCATCGGCCGCGTGGACGGCAAGGTGGTGTTCGTCGAGGGCGCCCTGCCCGGCGAGCGGGTGCGCTTCCGCCGCCTCAAGGGCGGCAGCCATTTCGATCAGGGCGAGCTCGTCGAGGTGCTGCGCGCCTCGGCGCTGCGCACCACGCCGCCCTGTCCCCACTTCGGCTATTGCGGCGGCTGCAGCATGCAGCACCTGGAGCCCAGCGGCCAAGTGGCGGCGAAGCAGCGCATCCTGGAGGACAGCCTGCAGCGCATCGGCAAGGTCCGTCCGGAGCAGATCCTGCCGCCCATCGCCGGTCCCAGCCTGGGCTACCGCAGCCGCGCGCGGCTGAGCGTGCGCCGGCCCAGGAACAAGGGCGTGCTGGTGGGCTTCCACGAAAAGCGCAGCAGCTTCGTGGCCGACATGCAGCACTGCCCGGTGCTGGACCCGCGCGTGGGCCGGCTGCTCCTGCCGCTGCGCGCGCTGATCACGGCCCTGAGCCAGCCCGAGCGCATCCCGCAGATCGAGGTGGCCACCACGCCGGAGCTGGCGGCGCTGGTGTTCCGCCACCTGGAGCCCTTCACCGAGGCGGACCTGGCCCGCTTGCGCGCCTTTGCCGAGGAGCACGGGGTGCAGATCTTCGGCCAGCCCGGCGGGCCCAGGACCGTTGCCCCGATCCATCCGCTGGAGGCGCCGCCGCTGGCCTACCGGCTGCCCGAGTTCAGGCTGGAATTCCGCTTCAAGCCGACAAGCTTCATCCAGATCAACCAGGCCATCAACGGCGTCATGGTGCGGCGCGCCATGAATCTGCTCGAGGTGCGGCCGGGCGAGCGCATCCTGGATCTCTTCTGCGGGCTGGGCAACTTCAGCCTGCCCATCGCCCGCCTGGGCGCGGAGGTGCTGGGCGTGGAGGGGGAGGCGGAGCTGGTGGCCCTGGCCGCCGAGAATGCCCGGCACAACGGTCTGGAGCAGCGCGCCCGCTTCATGGCGGCCGACCTGGTCAAGCTGGAGGAAGGCGACGTGCGCGCCTGGGGGCGCTTCGACAAGATCCTGATCGATCCGCCGCGCACCGGCGCCATGGAAATCATCAAGCTGTTGCCGGCCCTGGGCGCCCGGCGCCTCGTCTACGTCTCCTGCAATCCGGCCACCTTGGCCCGCGACGCGGAACTGCTGGTGCACAAGCAGGGCTATCGGCTGCGCGCGGCGGGCATCTTCAACATGTTCCCGCATACCGCCCATGTGGAGTCGGTGGCGCTCTTCACCCGCGACTGAGCGGAGCCTGCGGCCGTGAACGGCGTGCGGGCGGGCCTGCTGGCGCTGCTGGGGCTCCTGCTGCTGGGCGCCTGCCAGCGCGCCGCCGCGCCGCCGGCCGCCATCCGCGTCGGCCTGGCCCAGTCGGTGATCACCCTGGACCCGCGCCTGGCCACCGACGCCAACTCGGCGCGCCTCAACCGCCTGCTGTACCAGCCCCTGGTGGACTTCGACGCGCAGTATCGCCCGGTCGGCGTGCTGGCGGCCAGGTGGCGCGTGCCGACGCCCACCCGCTACGAATTCACCCTGCGCCGCCCCCATGCCGTCTTCGCCGACGGCACCCCGCTCACCGCCCGGGACGTGTTGGCCACCTACCAAAGCATTCTCGATCCGGCGGGCAAATCCCCCCTCAAGGGCCAACTGGCGGGGCTGGCGGCAGTGACGGCGCCTGATCCCGACACGGTGGTGTTCCATCTGCGCCGTCCCGATCCCTTGTTTCCGCTGCGCCTGAACATCGGCATCCTGCCGGCGCGGGAGATCGCCCGAGGCCGCGCCTTCCAGCGCCAGCCCCTGGGCAGCGGTCCGTTCCGCTTCGTGGCCTGGCCCGAGCCGGGGCGGGTGGTGCTGAGCCGCCGTCGGGATGGCCAGCGCTTCGAGTTTGTGACCGTGAGCGACCCCACGGTGCGCGTGCTGAAGTTGCAGCGCGGCGAGCTGGACCTGCTGCAGAACGACCTGCCGGCGGAAATGCTCCGTTATCTGGAAGAGCGCGGCTTGCGCCTGCTGCGCGGATCGGGCAGCCGCTACAGCTATCTGGGCTATAATTTCCAGGATCCCCTCACCGGACGACTGGCGGTGCGCCAGGCCATCAGCCTGGGGATCGACCGGCAGGCGCTGGCCCGCCATCTTTTTGCCGGGGCGGTGCAGCCAGCGTGGGGACCCATGCCCCTGGGCCACTGGGCCGGGCCACGCTCTGCCCAGTCGCCGGCCTACGATCCGGCGGCGGCCAAGCGCCTGCTGGACGCGGCGGGGTTGCCGGACCCGGACGGCGACGGCCCGCGCCCGCGCTTTACCCTGGAGTACAAAACCAGCACCGATCCGCTGCGCGTGCGCGTGGCCACGGTGCTGCAGGCGCAGTTGGCGCGCATCGGTGTGGCGCTGCGCATCCGCAGCTTGGATTGGGGCACCTTCTACGGCGACATCAAGGCTGGCCGCTTCCAGCTCTACGGCTTGTCCTGGGTGGGCGTGCAGTCGCCGGATTTCTACCGGGAGGCGTACCACAGTGCCTCCGTGCCGCCCAACGGCGCCAACCGCGGCCAGTTGCGCGACGCACAACTGGATGACCTCATCGACCGCGCCTTGGCCGACCCGCGCCAGGATCCGGTCGACTATGCCGGCGTGCAGGCGCGCCTGCGGGCGCTGCAAGCCTATGCGCCCTTGTGGTTCGAGGACAACGTGGCGGTGCTGGCGCCCGGTCTGCGCGGCTACCGGGTGCGCGGCACCGGCGATTTCGATGCCCTGACGGAGGTGGAGCGTGAGCCCGTACATTGAGGTCTGCAGCCGGACGCAGCGGCTCTTCCTGCGCGATGCGGACGGGGGATCGCTGGCCAGTTACCCGGTGTCCACCGCCGCCAACGGCCTGGGGGAGACGGCGGGCAGCTATCGCACGCCGCGCGGCCGCCACTACGTGCGCGCGCGCATCGGCGCCGGCCTGCCCTTGGACGCGGTGCTGGTCGGGCGGCGCTGGACCGGGGAGATCTACACCACGGCACTGGGCCATGCCCATCCCGGGCGCGACTGGATCCTGACCCGCATCCTGTGGCTCTGCGGCCTGGAGCCGGGCTTCAACCGCGGCGGTGCGGTCGACACCTTCCGCCGCTACATCTACATCCACGGCACCCCGGACCTGGACCTGTTGGGCACGCCTGCTTCCCACGGCTGCATCCGCATGGACTCGCGCGACGTGCTGGCGCTCTTCGACCGGACGCCGGCGGGCACGCCGGTCACCATCGATGGCTAGGATGGCCGCCCCCGGGCGCTGCAACGGCCCGCTGCGTGCCGCGGCCGTTCTTCTGCTGTGCTGGCTCGCCGCGCTCGCGCCGGCCGCGCAGGCCCAGGCCAGGGCCCATGCCTTTACCATCATCCAGCTGAACGACGTCTACGAAGTCTTCCCGGTGCCGACGCCCACCGCCACCGGGACCGTGCCGCGCGGCGGCTTGGCCCACGCGGCGACCCTGATCGCCCAGGAGCGGCGGCAGGGGCCGGTGCTGGTGCTGCACGCCGGCGACCTCCTGTCGCCCTCGCTCCTGTCCACCCGCTTGAAGCATCAGGGCCGGCAGATGGTGGACGCCCTGAACGCGCTCGGCGTGGATCTGGCGACCTTCGGCAATCACGAGTTCGATTTCGGCTGCGCGGTGCTGGTCGAGCGCATCCGCCAGTCGCAT
Coding sequences within:
- the rlmD gene encoding 23S rRNA (uracil(1939)-C(5))-methyltransferase RlmD yields the protein MSRQKHGEQTPLSTDIFNLDAEGRGIGRVDGKVVFVEGALPGERVRFRRLKGGSHFDQGELVEVLRASALRTTPPCPHFGYCGGCSMQHLEPSGQVAAKQRILEDSLQRIGKVRPEQILPPIAGPSLGYRSRARLSVRRPRNKGVLVGFHEKRSSFVADMQHCPVLDPRVGRLLLPLRALITALSQPERIPQIEVATTPELAALVFRHLEPFTEADLARLRAFAEEHGVQIFGQPGGPRTVAPIHPLEAPPLAYRLPEFRLEFRFKPTSFIQINQAINGVMVRRAMNLLEVRPGERILDLFCGLGNFSLPIARLGAEVLGVEGEAELVALAAENARHNGLEQRARFMAADLVKLEEGDVRAWGRFDKILIDPPRTGAMEIIKLLPALGARRLVYVSCNPATLARDAELLVHKQGYRLRAAGIFNMFPHTAHVESVALFTRD
- a CDS encoding ABC transporter substrate-binding protein, which codes for MNGVRAGLLALLGLLLLGACQRAAAPPAAIRVGLAQSVITLDPRLATDANSARLNRLLYQPLVDFDAQYRPVGVLAARWRVPTPTRYEFTLRRPHAVFADGTPLTARDVLATYQSILDPAGKSPLKGQLAGLAAVTAPDPDTVVFHLRRPDPLFPLRLNIGILPAREIARGRAFQRQPLGSGPFRFVAWPEPGRVVLSRRRDGQRFEFVTVSDPTVRVLKLQRGELDLLQNDLPAEMLRYLEERGLRLLRGSGSRYSYLGYNFQDPLTGRLAVRQAISLGIDRQALARHLFAGAVQPAWGPMPLGHWAGPRSAQSPAYDPAAAKRLLDAAGLPDPDGDGPRPRFTLEYKTSTDPLRVRVATVLQAQLARIGVALRIRSLDWGTFYGDIKAGRFQLYGLSWVGVQSPDFYREAYHSASVPPNGANRGQLRDAQLDDLIDRALADPRQDPVDYAGVQARLRALQAYAPLWFEDNVAVLAPGLRGYRVRGTGDFDALTEVEREPVH
- a CDS encoding L,D-transpeptidase, which encodes MSPYIEVCSRTQRLFLRDADGGSLASYPVSTAANGLGETAGSYRTPRGRHYVRARIGAGLPLDAVLVGRRWTGEIYTTALGHAHPGRDWILTRILWLCGLEPGFNRGGAVDTFRRYIYIHGTPDLDLLGTPASHGCIRMDSRDVLALFDRTPAGTPVTIDG